One window from the genome of Pseudanabaena yagii GIHE-NHR1 encodes:
- a CDS encoding ATP-binding protein — protein sequence MLEISESDILSRLRFDNPWWEQGKEGELTYEDTPRRKYFETFYENILDSNVRRAIVLMGPRRVGKTVMVYHTIRALLDSGVEAKNILYISLETPIYTGLYLERILNYFQKLFEHKRNAKLFIFFDEIQYLRDWEVHLKSLVDSYADYRFIATGSAAAALRLKSNESGAGRFSDYVLPPLTFAEYLMFIGRESELIKLTPIEDFDLEKNEYSVTDIKALNEEFINYLNFGGYPEAVFSETIRQDPRQYIKSDIIDKVLLRDLPSLYGINDIQELNRLFTTLAYNSGNEVSLDGLSKSSGVAKNTIKRYLEYLEAAFLIRRVERIDNNAKRFKRAMCFKVYLTNPSMRAALFGQIDESSESIGAMTETAIFSQWQHSKITELYYARWKSGEVDIVHLDKVNQLPSWIVEVKWSDRPYRTLAELDNCVEFVNKHPDISQPILITSQTISDKDIHYKGVEFEFCPSSLYAYLLGANLLKYIDNKLVRRRVSEEI from the coding sequence ATGCTTGAAATCTCAGAATCAGATATTTTGTCCCGACTTCGGTTTGATAACCCTTGGTGGGAACAGGGTAAAGAAGGGGAATTAACTTACGAAGATACACCTCGACGTAAGTACTTCGAGACTTTTTATGAAAATATTTTAGATTCAAATGTTCGTCGAGCGATCGTTTTAATGGGACCAAGGCGCGTTGGTAAAACTGTTATGGTTTATCACACCATCCGCGCACTCCTAGACTCTGGTGTAGAAGCAAAAAATATTTTATATATTTCCCTTGAAACTCCAATCTACACGGGACTATATTTAGAAAGGATACTTAATTATTTTCAGAAACTTTTTGAACATAAACGCAATGCAAAACTGTTTATTTTTTTCGATGAAATTCAGTATTTGCGTGATTGGGAAGTACATCTCAAATCTCTAGTTGACTCCTATGCAGACTATCGCTTTATTGCTACGGGTTCTGCGGCGGCAGCATTAAGACTAAAGAGCAATGAGTCTGGTGCTGGTCGCTTTAGCGATTATGTTTTGCCGCCACTAACTTTTGCTGAATACTTGATGTTCATTGGACGAGAATCTGAACTTATAAAGTTAACGCCAATTGAAGATTTTGATTTGGAGAAAAATGAATACTCTGTTACAGATATCAAAGCACTCAATGAAGAGTTTATAAATTACTTAAACTTTGGTGGATATCCAGAGGCAGTTTTTTCAGAAACCATCAGACAAGACCCTAGACAATACATCAAAAGTGACATTATCGATAAGGTATTACTTCGAGATCTTCCAAGTCTTTACGGTATTAACGACATTCAAGAATTAAATAGACTATTTACGACCCTAGCTTACAACTCTGGGAATGAGGTGAGCTTGGATGGATTATCTAAATCCTCTGGTGTTGCTAAAAATACGATCAAGCGTTATCTCGAATATCTTGAGGCTGCGTTCCTAATTCGACGTGTTGAGCGAATAGACAACAATGCAAAGAGATTTAAGAGAGCGATGTGTTTCAAGGTTTACTTAACCAATCCATCCATGAGAGCCGCATTATTTGGACAGATTGATGAAAGTTCCGAATCTATAGGAGCGATGACGGAAACTGCAATTTTTAGTCAATGGCAGCACAGCAAAATTACTGAACTTTATTATGCAAGATGGAAGTCTGGAGAGGTCGATATCGTACATTTAGATAAGGTTAATCAATTACCTTCTTGGATTGTGGAAGTTAAGTGGAGCGATCGCCCTTATAGAACACTTGCAGAGCTTGATAATTGTGTTGAATTTGTGAACAAGCATCCTGATATTTCTCAACCAATTTTGATAACTAGTCAAACTATTTCAGATAAAGACATCCACTATAAAGGAGTAGAGTTTGAATTTTGCCCCTCTAGTCTTTACGCTTATCTACTAGGAGCAAATTTATTAAAGTATATTGACAATAAGCTGGTTAGGCGGAGAGTTTCAGAAGAAATTTGA
- the ffh gene encoding signal recognition particle protein, with protein MFDEIADKFEAAWKKLRGQDKISDSNIQGAIREVRRALLEADVNLQVVKEFVEEISKQAQGADVIAGVRPDQQFIKIVYDELVKTMGEANVPLAEAANAPTVILMAGLQGTGKTTATAKLALHLRKLERTALLVATDVYRPAAIDQLITLGKQINVPVFEMGADADPVEIARQGLAKAKELGVNTVIVDTAGRLQIDRDMMDELSRVKDAIKPDEVLLVVDAMTGQEAATLTRTFHEEIGITGAILTKMDGDTRGGAALSVRQISGQPIKFIGVGEKVEALQPFYPERMASRILGMGDVLTLVEKAQEEIDITDAAKLQEKILSAKFDFDDFLKNTRMMKNMGSFGGMLKMLPGMKINDAQIQEAEKQLKRCESMISSMTKQERKDPDLIAKSPSRKQRIANGSGYKLQDVTKLVADFQKMRSLMQQMGQGKMPNFPGMPNMGGGGFPGMGGMGNQSPAGNPVYGKKKKKKKGFGEL; from the coding sequence ATGTTTGATGAAATCGCCGATAAATTTGAGGCGGCTTGGAAAAAGTTACGCGGACAGGACAAAATCTCTGACTCCAATATACAGGGCGCGATCCGTGAAGTACGCAGGGCGCTATTAGAGGCAGATGTCAACTTACAGGTTGTCAAAGAATTTGTCGAAGAAATCTCCAAACAGGCTCAAGGGGCTGATGTAATCGCAGGTGTGCGCCCCGATCAGCAGTTTATCAAGATCGTCTATGACGAATTGGTAAAGACGATGGGCGAGGCAAATGTGCCACTCGCTGAAGCAGCCAATGCGCCGACGGTGATTTTGATGGCAGGTTTGCAGGGTACGGGTAAAACGACGGCTACTGCCAAACTAGCTTTACATTTACGCAAACTAGAGCGCACAGCTTTACTGGTTGCTACTGACGTATATCGTCCTGCGGCGATCGATCAGTTGATCACCCTTGGTAAGCAAATTAATGTGCCAGTCTTTGAAATGGGGGCTGATGCTGATCCCGTGGAGATTGCCCGTCAAGGTTTGGCAAAGGCGAAGGAATTGGGCGTTAATACCGTGATCGTGGATACGGCTGGACGCTTGCAGATTGATCGCGACATGATGGATGAGCTAAGTCGCGTTAAGGATGCGATCAAGCCCGATGAAGTACTGCTGGTTGTCGATGCAATGACAGGGCAAGAGGCGGCGACTTTGACTCGTACTTTCCATGAGGAGATTGGGATTACGGGCGCGATCTTAACCAAAATGGATGGCGATACTCGTGGTGGTGCGGCGTTATCGGTGCGGCAGATTTCGGGACAGCCGATAAAGTTTATCGGTGTGGGCGAAAAGGTGGAGGCTTTGCAACCCTTCTATCCTGAGCGCATGGCTTCACGGATTTTGGGCATGGGCGATGTGCTGACGCTGGTGGAGAAGGCGCAGGAAGAAATTGACATTACCGATGCTGCGAAGCTCCAAGAAAAGATTCTGAGCGCCAAGTTCGACTTTGACGACTTCCTGAAGAACACCCGCATGATGAAAAACATGGGTTCCTTTGGTGGAATGTTGAAGATGCTGCCGGGGATGAAGATTAACGACGCGCAAATTCAAGAGGCGGAAAAGCAACTCAAGCGTTGTGAGTCGATGATCTCCTCGATGACTAAGCAAGAGCGCAAAGATCCTGACCTCATTGCCAAGAGTCCTAGCCGCAAACAACGGATCGCTAATGGTTCGGGTTACAAGCTTCAGGATGTGACGAAGCTCGTTGCAGATTTCCAGAAGATGCGATCGCTGATGCAGCAAATGGGACAGGGCAAGATGCCGAATTTCCCCGGAATGCCAAATATGGGCGGCGGCGGCTTCCCTGGAATGGGCGGTATGGGCAACCAATCTCCTGCGGGCAATCCTGTTTATGGCAAGAAGAAGAAAAAGAAAAAGGGATTTGGAGAATTGTAG
- a CDS encoding isoaspartyl peptidase/L-asparaginase → MQPKIIIHGGAGSTVESKGGYEPVRKSLFAVLETVYPMLLDGAKAIDAVVKACQMLEDDPRFNAGTGSVLQSDGQIRMSASIMDGDRQSFSGVINTARVKNPIDLAKHLQTNDDRVLSDYGSAELTRELGIPIYNPLTDERLAEWVEERKTNFTRKMADVAMGTIGAVVLDQYGSICAGTSTGGRGFERIGRVSDSATPAGNYATKFAGVSCTGVGEDILDEGFATRVVVRVTDGMTLQQAVEKSINEAKNRDRDFGAICLDATGAIAWGKTCPVLFAAYHDGEKMQDTL, encoded by the coding sequence ATGCAACCCAAAATCATCATTCATGGCGGTGCAGGTAGCACTGTTGAGAGCAAAGGTGGTTACGAGCCAGTTCGTAAGTCATTATTTGCTGTTTTAGAAACTGTTTATCCGATGCTGCTCGATGGCGCGAAGGCGATCGATGCGGTGGTCAAGGCTTGTCAAATGCTCGAAGACGATCCGCGCTTTAATGCGGGGACTGGCTCAGTATTGCAGTCCGATGGGCAAATCCGCATGAGTGCTTCGATTATGGATGGCGATCGCCAAAGTTTTAGTGGTGTGATCAATACGGCAAGGGTTAAGAATCCGATTGATCTGGCTAAGCATTTGCAGACTAACGACGATCGCGTTCTCTCTGATTACGGCTCGGCGGAACTTACTCGCGAATTGGGCATCCCGATTTACAATCCCCTCACCGATGAACGCCTTGCGGAATGGGTGGAGGAGCGCAAAACTAACTTCACTCGCAAAATGGCAGATGTGGCGATGGGAACAATCGGTGCGGTAGTTCTCGATCAATATGGCAGCATTTGTGCGGGCACATCCACAGGCGGACGTGGCTTTGAGCGCATCGGCAGAGTTAGCGACTCGGCGACCCCTGCGGGTAACTATGCCACTAAATTTGCAGGCGTAAGCTGTACGGGTGTCGGTGAAGACATTCTCGATGAAGGCTTTGCTACTAGAGTGGTGGTGCGCGTTACCGATGGCATGACCCTTCAACAGGCGGTCGAAAAATCAATTAATGAGGCGAAAAATCGCGATCGCGATTTTGGTGCAATATGCCTTGATGCTACTGGGGCGATCGCATGGGGTAAAACTTGTCCCGTATTGTTCGCTGCATATCATGACGGCGAAAAGATGCAAGATACACTTTAA
- a CDS encoding nucleoside triphosphate pyrophosphatase, with the protein MSHPVFVLASASPTRKKILENAGITPIVRVSYFDEDAIQVSDPTSLVLTLAQCKAKAILSDLTQELGGQNALVMGCDSIMYLNGMIYGKPDTKEIAIATWQKMRGNYCELYTGHCLIDIQNQRTVMRHGVTKVYFSEATDAEIESYVASGEPLCCAGCFTLEKLGGLLIDKIEGCHTNVLGLSLPILRQMLTELGYSIQFSANGTTIK; encoded by the coding sequence ATGTCGCATCCTGTTTTCGTCCTTGCCTCAGCCTCTCCAACCCGCAAAAAAATCCTTGAGAATGCAGGGATTACACCGATTGTTCGGGTCAGTTACTTTGATGAAGATGCGATTCAGGTTAGTGATCCCACTTCTTTAGTGTTAACCCTTGCTCAGTGTAAAGCAAAAGCAATTCTGTCTGATTTAACGCAGGAGCTAGGTGGACAAAATGCTCTCGTGATGGGATGTGATTCCATTATGTATCTCAATGGCATGATTTATGGAAAGCCTGACACTAAGGAAATTGCGATCGCCACATGGCAAAAGATGCGTGGTAACTATTGCGAACTCTATACAGGACATTGTTTGATTGATATCCAAAATCAACGGACAGTCATGCGTCATGGTGTCACAAAAGTATATTTTTCTGAGGCAACGGATGCAGAAATTGAAAGCTATGTCGCTTCAGGAGAACCTCTCTGCTGTGCTGGTTGCTTTACATTAGAGAAGCTCGGCGGATTACTAATTGATAAGATCGAAGGCTGCCATACTAATGTTTTAGGATTGAGTTTGCCAATCCTGCGACAAATGCTCACAGAACTTGGCTACAGCATCCAATTTAGTGCCAATGGAACTACGATCAAATGA
- a CDS encoding NAD(P)/FAD-dependent oxidoreductase yields MKDVIVIGAGMAGLICAQQLKQAGLDVTIVEKSAGLGGRMATRRLQGTWVDHGAQLIAVKSDSFGRFVRKLQEKRIVQEWTRNVYQLSSSGLFPPEADQRHTRYCCPLGMTAIAKYLSADLAIINNTRIIGVSHNDDKWQLLTERQETLETKAIVSTIPAPQFLPLFEEVLAPAPSFVQALQSVKFSPSVTIMAGYSASNEVPIEWQAIKCINDPILDWISYDSSKHPDKSSQPVFVLQSNAEFAKQSMEEPDLEIVGKPLLHQTGKLLAKWLASPEWWQVHRWRYAIVEESLGVSCLSTAIPLALVCAGDWCAGKNIEAAYHSGIAAAESAIELIKS; encoded by the coding sequence ATGAAAGATGTAATCGTGATCGGCGCAGGGATGGCAGGTTTAATCTGCGCTCAACAATTAAAGCAAGCAGGACTAGATGTCACCATTGTCGAAAAATCCGCAGGTTTAGGCGGTCGGATGGCAACTAGGCGCTTGCAAGGTACTTGGGTCGATCACGGTGCACAGCTCATTGCCGTAAAAAGTGATAGCTTTGGTCGATTTGTCCGTAAGCTGCAAGAGAAACGGATTGTGCAGGAATGGACTCGCAATGTTTATCAACTTTCCTCTTCAGGGCTGTTTCCTCCCGAAGCCGATCAACGTCACACCCGTTATTGCTGTCCTCTAGGCATGACCGCGATCGCTAAATATCTAAGTGCAGATCTAGCAATCATTAACAATACACGCATCATTGGCGTTAGTCACAATGATGATAAATGGCAGTTATTGACCGAGCGACAAGAAACCCTCGAAACCAAAGCGATCGTGTCCACGATTCCTGCACCTCAGTTTCTGCCGCTATTTGAAGAAGTCCTCGCGCCAGCACCTAGCTTTGTACAGGCGCTCCAATCCGTCAAATTTTCACCCAGCGTGACCATTATGGCTGGTTACAGTGCCAGTAATGAAGTACCTATAGAATGGCAAGCGATTAAATGTATTAACGATCCCATTCTTGACTGGATTAGCTATGACAGCAGTAAGCATCCTGACAAGTCCTCCCAACCTGTGTTTGTGCTTCAAAGTAATGCTGAATTTGCAAAGCAATCCATGGAAGAGCCTGATCTGGAAATAGTGGGTAAGCCATTGCTACATCAAACGGGCAAACTCTTAGCGAAATGGTTAGCTAGTCCTGAATGGTGGCAAGTTCATCGTTGGCGCTATGCCATTGTCGAGGAGTCGTTAGGCGTTTCCTGTTTATCAACTGCCATTCCTTTAGCGCTTGTCTGTGCAGGTGACTGGTGCGCTGGCAAAAATATTGAAGCTGCCTATCATTCAGGAATTGCGGCGGCTGAGTCAGCGATCGAGCTAATTAAATCTTAA
- the menD gene encoding 2-succinyl-5-enolpyruvyl-6-hydroxy-3-cyclohexene-1-carboxylic-acid synthase, translating to MNTANRNTLWASIVAEELYRSGVRTVCISPGSRSTPLVIAFAELRDRYPDFQILVHIDERSSSFFALGVAKVQMAPVALLCTSGTAAANYYPAIIEAYYSRIPLIVLTADRPPEMRDCGSGQTIDQINIYGKHVRYFFEVGTPEIIGFRLRYLRSLISRTVSIAVGKGDTPAGAVHLNFPFADPMPPLPVPTDVPEDLALSSPEAMFGNPSGGAYSQILAGMRSLDTNAIAAIANQIISHPKGVIVVGVYDAPPNFLTSVQRLARATGYPLLIEATGAHRRGEIGHYDSFLRSPNFCKTHAPEIIIRFGAMPTSKSYMLWLERHIGCQQIVVGSTNSDPTHGITQALNVYPVSFCDQLANYLENYAQPVWQDKQWRLDFELAESIAEHTITESLTKIDELFDGKVYAELAQILPADSYIYVASSTPIRDLDTFFHSDRPITVLSNRGANGIDGTISSALGAAWGCDHPMVLICGDLAFYHDLNGLLATKKYNISLTIILLNNDGGGIFNLLPISKFENTFEEFFGTAHNLDFAPIIQAYDCEHILIQDWQHFHTALTSSLETKGTQVLEIKSDRQRNKELHFSIWNQVIENCDRHFPEGS from the coding sequence ATGAATACCGCCAATCGCAATACTCTCTGGGCAAGCATTGTTGCTGAAGAACTCTATCGCTCTGGTGTGCGTACCGTTTGTATTTCCCCCGGTTCACGCTCAACTCCCCTTGTGATCGCTTTTGCGGAACTACGCGATCGCTATCCAGACTTCCAGATTTTGGTACATATTGATGAGCGTTCTAGCAGCTTTTTCGCCCTTGGAGTTGCGAAGGTGCAAATGGCTCCTGTGGCGCTGCTTTGCACTTCAGGAACTGCCGCTGCCAATTATTATCCTGCGATTATCGAAGCCTATTATAGTCGAATTCCCTTGATCGTCTTGACCGCCGATCGCCCACCAGAGATGCGTGATTGTGGCTCAGGTCAAACGATCGATCAGATCAATATTTATGGAAAACATGTGCGCTACTTCTTTGAAGTGGGAACTCCCGAAATCATTGGATTCCGACTGCGCTACTTGCGATCGCTTATCAGTCGCACGGTCAGTATTGCTGTCGGTAAAGGGGATACACCCGCAGGAGCAGTACATCTCAACTTTCCCTTTGCTGACCCCATGCCACCGCTTCCCGTTCCCACGGATGTGCCAGAGGACTTAGCGCTCAGTAGTCCAGAGGCAATGTTTGGCAATCCATCGGGAGGAGCCTATAGTCAAATCTTGGCAGGAATGCGATCTCTAGATACGAATGCGATCGCCGCCATTGCGAATCAAATCATCAGCCATCCCAAAGGTGTGATTGTCGTCGGGGTCTACGATGCACCACCTAATTTTTTAACCTCAGTCCAGAGATTAGCCAGAGCCACAGGCTATCCATTACTGATTGAAGCTACAGGGGCGCATCGTCGGGGGGAGATTGGTCATTATGACAGCTTTTTGCGATCGCCCAACTTCTGTAAAACCCATGCTCCCGAAATCATAATTCGGTTTGGGGCAATGCCCACCTCCAAGAGCTATATGCTATGGCTGGAGCGACATATTGGTTGTCAGCAAATTGTTGTTGGTAGTACCAATAGCGATCCTACCCACGGCATCACACAGGCTCTAAATGTCTATCCCGTCAGTTTTTGTGACCAGTTAGCCAATTATTTAGAGAACTATGCTCAACCTGTGTGGCAAGATAAGCAATGGCGATTAGATTTTGAACTAGCCGAAAGTATTGCTGAGCATACGATTACGGAATCGCTCACAAAAATTGATGAATTATTCGATGGTAAGGTCTATGCAGAGCTAGCTCAAATTCTTCCTGCGGATAGTTATATCTATGTGGCTAGCAGTACGCCCATTCGTGATTTAGATACATTTTTTCATAGTGATCGCCCAATTACGGTTCTCTCAAATCGTGGTGCAAATGGCATTGATGGAACTATATCGAGTGCGTTGGGTGCAGCATGGGGATGCGATCACCCAATGGTGCTCATTTGTGGTGATCTAGCCTTCTATCATGATTTGAATGGCTTACTTGCCACCAAAAAATACAATATCTCACTCACAATTATTCTCTTAAATAATGATGGCGGCGGAATCTTTAATCTCTTACCAATTTCCAAATTTGAGAATACATTCGAGGAATTTTTCGGTACAGCCCATAATCTCGATTTTGCGCCAATTATTCAGGCTTATGACTGTGAACATATCCTCATTCAGGATTGGCAGCATTTCCACACAGCACTAACGAGTTCTCTAGAAACTAAAGGCACTCAAGTCCTAGAAATCAAAAGTGATCGCCAACGCAATAAAGAGCTACATTTCTCTATTTGGAATCAGGTAATTGAAAACTGCGATCGGCATTTTCCCGAAGGAAGCTGA
- the aroF gene encoding 3-deoxy-7-phosphoheptulonate synthase has product MIVVTKIGTPAEEVARICDELSSWGLSPEKIVGKHKVVLGLVGETADLDRHRIEELSPWIETVLRVERPFKRASREYRQNESSVVIVPTPNGDVAIGENCPLAVVAGPCSVENEEMIVETAMRVKASGAQFLRGGAYKPRTSPYAFQGHGESALSLLAAARDASGLGIITEVMDTADIEKIAEVADVLQIGARNMQNFSLLKQVGKQNKPILLKRGLAATIDDWLMAAEYILAEGNPNVILCERGIRTFDREYTRNTLDLAAIPVLRKLTHLPIMIDPSHGTGWSDYVPSMSLASIAAGVDSLMIEVHPNPKKALSDGPQSLTFDAFDKLMVQVNRMAQVMGKA; this is encoded by the coding sequence GTGATCGTAGTAACCAAGATTGGGACACCCGCAGAGGAAGTTGCGCGGATCTGCGATGAACTATCTAGTTGGGGGTTGTCACCAGAAAAAATTGTTGGAAAGCATAAAGTTGTTTTAGGGTTAGTGGGTGAAACCGCCGACCTTGATCGCCATCGCATCGAAGAATTAAGCCCTTGGATAGAGACAGTGTTGCGAGTAGAACGTCCGTTTAAACGCGCTAGTCGCGAATATCGCCAGAATGAATCAAGCGTGGTGATCGTACCTACACCAAATGGTGATGTAGCGATCGGCGAGAATTGTCCCTTAGCCGTTGTCGCAGGTCCCTGCTCCGTTGAGAATGAAGAAATGATCGTCGAAACAGCAATGCGGGTCAAGGCTTCGGGTGCACAGTTCTTGAGAGGTGGAGCCTATAAGCCACGTACTTCTCCCTATGCTTTTCAGGGCCATGGTGAGAGCGCTCTATCCCTTTTGGCGGCGGCAAGGGATGCTAGTGGTTTAGGGATTATTACGGAAGTAATGGATACTGCTGATATTGAGAAGATTGCCGAAGTTGCTGATGTTCTGCAAATTGGTGCAAGAAATATGCAGAATTTCTCCTTATTAAAGCAGGTGGGTAAACAGAATAAACCAATTTTGCTCAAACGGGGCTTGGCAGCAACAATTGACGATTGGCTGATGGCAGCGGAATATATCCTCGCTGAAGGGAATCCCAATGTTATTCTTTGCGAACGCGGAATTAGAACTTTCGATCGCGAATATACACGCAACACTTTAGACTTAGCGGCAATTCCTGTATTGCGTAAGTTAACCCATTTACCGATCATGATCGATCCTAGTCATGGTACTGGCTGGTCGGATTATGTGCCATCCATGAGTCTCGCCTCGATCGCTGCGGGTGTAGATTCCCTGATGATCGAAGTTCATCCCAATCCCAAGAAGGCTCTATCCGATGGGCCACAGTCCCTGACTTTTGATGCTTTTGATAAGTTAATGGTTCAAGTTAATCGCATGGCTCAAGTAATGGGAAAAGCATAA